The Phragmites australis chromosome 13, lpPhrAust1.1, whole genome shotgun sequence DNA window ACTGTGGCCCCCGCGGAGAGGGTGCTGGACGACATGATGATGAGCGGCGGCGTGGCGAAGCTGCTTGCGCTGCTGCAGGTGGAGAGCTCGCCGTCGACCAAGGAGAAGGCGGCGAGGATGCTGAGGGTGCACGGCGCGTTCTGGAGGCAGTACCCGTGCTTCCCCACCGACCTCAGGGACTACCTGAAATTTCTCAATTGATCTTCCGAATCAAATATTCATCCTGCACTGCAAAAAGTGTAGAGATTCCGAATGCTTTGAACATTACTACATGCATTTTGTGTACAGTTTAAACACTAAATTGTTTGGGTTTTGATCCATCCATGATCTGTAGTTCTGGATACAGTTCAACATTTGTATGTATGACATTGACATCATTTCCTGAGGCTCAAAAGGAACTGGTGAGGGACGACAAGAgtctatatttgtaattttttaaaacaaacgtatgtatttacattttttgattttttttaaaaaataaaaaataaaaaatcgctCAAAATTTCTCTTTCCCTTTTAGAGGAACCATTCGCCAATTTATTGCTGGGTAGACGGCCCAGCTCAAAGCTTCAACAAAGGAGTAGAGGCGTACAGCGATCCATAGTGGGCAGAAACTGGACCCAGACAGATCCTTTCCAGGCCATAAATTGCTCACACTTTTCCAGGCCGGTCCATCCTATTCTGGCGTGTCGCGGGTAAGGCGAAAAAATCCCGTTTGGCGGGTACTCTCTTCCTTCCCGGGCACTTCGAATTCTGATTTTTCGAGAACCCAACTAGTGAAACGCGGAGATCTTCGTCACCAAGCCGCACCAACCCGACCAGCTCGCGCTCTCGTCTCCCTTACCGAATCCCGCCTCCGCTCCGCCATGGCCGACAACCCCGGCGAAGCTGCCGGCCAATGCAAGGTACGCTTCATGGGGCGTCCCTCTCCTCTGAATCTGATCCCCGACCCTTGCTTCATCGCCGTTCTGTCCAAGTACACTACTCGCCGTAGAAATCGTTCCTCCAGGCCGCTCGCTCACCCTCGTTTGCCGTTCTTGCAGGTGCACGGGTGCAGCTCGTACCCCCTGTCATTCCCTTCTCGTGCGTTCCCCTCCACGGCTCCACCCCTCGCGAATTTTTCCGTTTTCTTGATCCGTCAAGTTTGGATCTTGGGCATGTGCTGATGCTCTTTTTCGTTTTTTTCTCCCTTCTTCAGAGCCGCCGGACATCAATAACTGGTTTTCGAGCTACGAGTACGAGTCGCGGGGGGCTCCGGAGCTGGTTGCTGATGCTGCCGGCGAGGACGGCAGCGAGACCCAAGACCCACTCGAGGTAAAAAAATTTAATCAGATCCTAAATATGTTGatttctcagaaaaaaaaaagataattttgtCACATGTTTTGCTACATATCTTTGTACCAATTGGATCACCTAACTATTTTGGGATCCACTGCCCTGTCCCCAGCATTCGTTATTAAAACATGTCCCTCGGGATGCTGGTGTTGCTTTGAGTGAGAATTGTTTGGGAGGCCAATCTGAGCCTGAACTTTTTGCCGGAAAATATTTGGTTCCGGTTGATGGTGGTGCGGTGAAGCCGGCCCCCAAAAGGAAGCAAATCCTGCGGGCGTTGTTCGGAGCGGGTTTTCTTGACAATGATCAGGAGGCTACTGAAACCGAAAGTCAGGTGGTGTTGCCTGTGCAAAGAAATGCACTAGAGCCTCTGTTGCATTGCAATGCGATGGGATTACCTGATGATAAACTAAGCCACGAAGGTGTAATCGAACACAGCAAGGTGCAGGTGGATTGCAATGGTATTAGTTCAGTTGACACTCAAGAAAGCACCCCGGCAGATCAGGAGGTTGGGTACAGTAAATTTCCAGTTGATTGTGATGGCACAAGTTTAGCTGATATCGGAAAACACTTCCCAGAAGATGGCAGTGACCGCATCAAACTGCCTGCTAATTTTGAAGGTACAAATCTAGTTGCCACTGAAAGAAGTTCCCAAGATGGTATCGACCACAACATACTTCCTGTTAGTCATAACAGTATCAGTTTAACTGACACTGAAGACAAGTCTCCAGCAGAAGAAACTGGCCGCTGCAAGCCTGCATTGAATGATAAAGATCCGGAAAAAAGAGTTGCATCCGATGGTTTTGTTGCCGTCAAGCGAAAGGACAAGCCAACGGAGgaatacaagataaaccaaaTTCCTAAGCACCCAATGGGAAGGGAGAAGGGAATATTGCAAGAGAACTGTAGCATTGTGGAACAGAAGGTTTTAGTCCAAGGGCACACTAGAAGACCCTTGACAGATAGAACCAAAATTTCAGAAGTAGCAGCAGCTCCAGCGCCTGAGCTCTGCGGAAAATGGAAATGCCCTCGCAAAGGCAATCCCTATGTTGGTCCTCCACTGAAGCAGCTTCGGTTGGAACAATGGGTCCGCCGAGTAAATTGACACTTCAATATTGCTAGCTTGTTGAGAGTATGCATCATCAGGTTGAAGCCCAGAGTTGTTGCTTGGCAGCCAGGACCATGTAGAAGTGCATGTCACCCAATGGATCCTTTATACCTGTCGCTACCGCTATGTTTGTTTtcttagctatcttgtgctacTCCATCTCGGGTTTTTCTTAGCACAATGCATCTTCAGGGGACTGAATTGAGACAAAGTTTACGACGGGTGTAAAATTATGTGAATGTTTTGATGCTTTGCGAATATTTCAGCTGCTGGGAAACTGCTGCTCCAAGCCTCCAACTCTAAGTAGTTGATCCATCAAACAGTCGCGTGTACCGATGAGTGAAACCGAACGTAGTGACGATGATTGGGTCTGTAAAAAGGGTAGTTTAGGCCCTTCAATTGGCCCCTTATCCAAATGTAAGATTGATCAGCCCAAAATTGAACGAGTCGTGTGCTGTGTATGTTATCAATGTTGTATGCATATCGGCTTAAAAGATTTCTAAacatttattttgtttcatgacTCAGATGTGGTACTTTGTTATGTTACTCAAAGATATCTTCTACacatttattttttcctttatgaCTTAGATTTGGAAGATTCatgaaaattaatttatatTCAGACTCAGTATAAATAGGAGTATGTAGCGCAAGGATGGTATGCACAAGGATCAATATCCACCCTTTGCAACATAATAGAAACCAAATAGTTGGTCCTAGTAACATGATGGCTATAAAATTAATTCTTCAGCTTTTGGTCTTGGTTTTTGTTTTTAGCATGTTTACAACACATCGAGCTTTGGGTGAGGAAGATTGTTACCATGAGAAAGAATGGGCTACGCACAAATGCAGTATAaccattgcaaaaaaaaaaacaacccaTATTACATTCCTCCAAAAAAACTCTTGTCGTATCGCTTGTAATGAATCTCTTATGGATTGTGTCTGTCGTAGCATGACTGctgatgatgagaaaacaataagcATGGTTAAGCCTATTTTTCTTTCAGGAGATTCAGCCAATCCGGTGACAGTGAGAACCAAATGCGGAAGTAAGTACCTtatactatttttctaaaattgtgGTACTATTATGTCCTTATCAAGTAGGAAATGCAGAGACGGTTTTTTCACATCCTCACTCAAGTATTGTGGATAGAGTATGATATGAAGTTCGTTTTTCAGGTATGACTGTTACACCTAAACCAGACTTATTGCATTACTACCACATCACCGGCATATACATGAGAGTTCATGAAGGGAAGCGAACCAAGGAAGGAAATAACCATGAAAGAATAAATATGTGTGTAGCTGGCTTTTGCTTCTATATCATGTCTCTAGTCATGGAAAGTTATCCAGAATAACAAAAATGTCACAAAGTATTCACCCATGAATGCTCCGACGTCTCTCTACTAGCTCTGCGCATGGAGCGCTGCTCATGCCACACACATACTCGCCAGCTCGGGCACCGGCCACTGTGTTGCTCCATGGAGCCTACATGCCTGCGTCCTGCCTCTCGGTCCAGC harbors:
- the LOC133887828 gene encoding uncharacterized protein LOC133887828, with translation MADNPGEAAGQCKVHGCSSYPLSFPSQPPDINNWFSSYEYESRGAPELVADAAGEDGSETQDPLEHSLLKHVPRDAGVALSENCLGGQSEPELFAGKYLVPVDGGAVKPAPKRKQILRALFGAGFLDNDQEATETESQVVLPVQRNALEPLLHCNAMGLPDDKLSHEGVIEHSKVQVDCNGISSVDTQESTPADQEVGYSKFPVDCDGTSLADIGKHFPEDGSDRIKLPANFEGTNLVATERSSQDGIDHNILPVSHNSISLTDTEDKSPAEETGRCKPALNDKDPEKRVASDGFVAVKRKDKPTEEYKINQIPKHPMGREKGILQENCSIVEQKVLVQGHTRRPLTDRTKISEVAAAPAPELCGKWKCPRKGNPYVGPPLKQLRLEQWVRRVN